The Macadamia integrifolia cultivar HAES 741 chromosome 3, SCU_Mint_v3, whole genome shotgun sequence genome segment ATGCAAGGCGGCGAGGGCGGGGGGTTAGTGTGCTCAGCGGCGGTGGATCAGTCGCCAATGTGACATTGCGGCAGCCTGCAGCTCCGGCAGGGAGCGTGGTAACTCTACATGGGCGGTTCGAGATACTATCTCTGTCTGGGACGGTTTTACCACCGCCGGCGCCGCCTGGAGCTGGTGGGCTAACAATATTTCTTGCGGGTGGACAGGGACAGGTCGTCGGAGGCAGTGTGGTTGGACCGTTGGTGGCCTCAGGTCCGGTGGTGTTGATGGCGGCTTCATTTTCTAATGCAGTGTTTGAGAGGCTACcgttggaggaggaggaggcgtCGCCAGCTTCAGGCGTCACAGGTGGTGGTGGAGTTGGACAATTGGGTGAGGGTGCAGCTGGTGGCGGTGGTAGCACCGGCGGCGGCGGTGTTCCTTTCTATAATTTGGGAAGTAACATGGCGAATTATCAGTTCCCTGGCGATGTTTTTGGTTGGAGTGGCAATGCTGCAAGGCCTCCATTTTAGTAGTGATGAGGTAGAAGAGGAATTTGAATTTCAAGAAGAAGGGATCAgcataataataagaagaagaagataatataGATCTTGTATGATAAAATACTATGAACATCAAGGTCTTCTCAGCTAtttcatgaagaagaagaattcaaTATTAGCCAAAATGATAATTTCATGGAGAATCTAACAATCAGATCAAGTTCTTCCACAGGCAGAAAGTTGGGTAATTTTCATGTACaaatcattttagggttttctttcttcctttttttatttctcttctttaccATGTTTACTGGTTTTGTTTGTAGATTTCTTCTAGGTTTAATGTGGAAATCTTTGAGCTTTACTGTTCCATCACTTATGTAGCAGTTCATCAACTCTTCCCTTCTCAATAACTTATCTGTTGCTTCTGAAGATTTTTAATGctcaaatatataaaattattttgtgTCTATTTCTTTTACATTGAATAATGAAGTAGAATTATAACACCAATAATGTATGTGTTTCTAAGAAAACCTAGTAATGATGATTTGAACTGAGAAAATCTTAAGTTTTAGGTCACTGATCAGAGACTTCAGTTCCAACTACAGATATAGCTTAGTTTGCTTGTAGGCATGgattctttatcttttttttctccctttaacTCAATTTTCTACTAATCCTAATGAGAAAAGTCACAGTGAAGAACCGTAAAAAGCctgttgttctctctcttccctcagTACACTCTAGTTCTGTTAactgcaactctctctctctctctctctctctctctctctctctctctctctctctctctctctctctctctcacatttttacacacacacacacacacaaacacaaccTGCAACACTTACCAGTTTGCTGACCAAAATTTACAGcagtagaaaaagaaagagtctCCAGTCAGTCACCAAACGCAGATAAGTAACTCTTCAGGAAGCATTAAAATCAAGTCTGCAAGATTTCACCATCTGTTTCACTTCTTTGTTATTGAGATATGGAATTTATGCTGTAAAGCATTTCCACCCGCTTTGgatataaaagaaaaggataatACAACACCCCACTTCCCCAAAAACTGGAAGATTAATATATAGTCAAAAGAAGtggctttttttctttggaagcAACTCcttaatttctttttgtttgttcttttgTACACTTTCTCCACTTCATTATTCTAATTAGATCTAATTAACAAACTATTTTCAAGTATCATCAAACAAATCTCTTAACCCCAGAGGCCTTTAGCTTCTCCTATTCAATTAGTGAAAGAATTTGTTTCTTGGGCACGTTTTGAAGTTTCCTTCTTGTTTTGAAGATTTCTATGTTGAGAAATGGAAAGCACTAATTGAGTTCGCTTTTCCAGTCAAGATTGTTGAGAAAGCTTTATTGCCTAATTTGTGCATGCAAGcaaatacataaaataatagaacaTATCAAGCACCACATACATCAATCATTTATGCATGCATAAGTACTCTCCATGTGTGCATCTAATTGGTTTGAAATAGGTTGAGTTGTGTGGGTGAGGGAGGTTATGGTGTTGAtgtgttggagagagagagagagagagatttccatTCCAATCCACAGGAGATGGAGTTGCaatatgttttatttgtttgatgCTTAATTTCAATGAAGTAATTGAAAAAAAGCCAGAAGTGTTTCACAGGTATTTACATGAAATTACCATAAGCAGTGGATAACAGAGAATTTAGAAATTTGGACTTTACGAAAAGATTGATTTATAATTGTCTATTCAATGTTAATTCTACAACTCTGGAAAATCTGCAGCCTCTGCACAAATCTTTACAGTAACTTTGTTCTCCAGTGCTCTCTCTGACGACTATGTCTACTATGATGTTTTCATTTTGAACTAagatttatggtttaaggttatTTTATATATGGTTTTATGGAGTTTTGCATGTggtttaagagaaaaaaaaattaataggcTCGAGGTTTTTCCACGACTTTGTAAagtttacaacaacaacaatacagGCTTATCCCAAATAAAtagggtcggttacatggatctttgccttccaatcagttctattcttatacttttttttttctattttggtaaaTAGTTAGTTCTATTTGAGATCATACTTTATCCAATGTCTAAGTTATGTGTGcttttcctcaccacttctcctacgGTCCTTTTAGGTCTGCCCCCCTCTGTTAGTtatttcaatctgaatcaaatctttcacacacacacacacacaacaaaaggagaatcaaatcactcatccATACTAGAGCATCACCGACTTCCATTGAACATGATCATACCACGTCAAACTACTTTCTCATAGCTTATTATGTATCATAGCTACTctcaaatcaactctaatatgataatttcttactttatcttcttgattttatcacaaatccatctcaacatcctaaTCTCTACTACGTTGAATTTATCTACATGATTCTGAAAAGTTTAACTCTCCTAAATTTCATATGATTTAAAATTGCAAATTAATAGAGGTTTTTCACTGACTTTCATTGAAAGACGAAAAATATAGAGAgacagagaaaaagaaagagatgttTCAAAGTTGATGGTTGAGATTTAAGACCTCAATTCAATGGATACTAGCCCATCTGCCTTTAAAGATGTTTCTCCAAGCGTGCTAATCCATAATGGATGTCCAATAGAGATGTCAAcaaagaaaaatggataaatcTCATGATCACAACATTATTTTGAGAAGATCTGAGAGGATCTTAAAATAAAACAACGCATGACACAAATCATACAAACCACCACTTAGACGATTAAACAAAGGCATTTCAGCTGGTATAAGGTGAAAAGCTTTTAATTCACATTAAATTCCAAGTTGCACCtttcaaagaaaataagtaGTAATcctaaaagataaaataaaaattaagagaaaaggACGTTACCTGGTCACATGGCTTATGCGCTCAGATATAAAGGGAGTAAATAACGATCCCGTCATTAAGAAATATAAAATATCCACCCCTATTGATGCCTTTGTGCACCTCCTCATTGACCTTTAGTTAACTAGCCAAATGCTTCATACAAATGCTTCATTATATAGGCAATGATTAAAAAAGAAGTCTTTCCTTTATCTTTTATATTATCCTCTTATTCTCCTCTTTAGAACTTCTTTATTCTAACCAACATGATGATGTTTCATTAGACAATTAATATAATATGATCTTAATTTTGActcaaatttttcttttatttagcTTGGCCTTTATTCTTaccaggattttttttttttgggtaactaATGAGTAGCAAATCATGTCTATATGAAGGTATTAATGTTGGTCAAAATAAACCTTCGTGTGCTACATTAAATTCAAGTCTTAAAAAATTATTAGACTCTTAGTTATAGGATCCTAAAGTCTTATAGAATTGAGTTAATTCTTTGCAACCCcaaactcttcttctttttattatatatatatatatatatatatattttgtgt includes the following:
- the LOC122074613 gene encoding AT-hook motif nuclear-localized protein 25-like: MAGLEPGPPSRYVHQLHRPDLHLQRSSDPQNQTAQISDSNDSPEDQKPDDPNTATTSSGGTGGSSASRRPRGRPPGSKNKPRPPIIVTRDSPNALRSHVLEISAGADVVESVSNYARRRGRGVSVLSGGGSVANVTLRQPAAPAGSVVTLHGRFEILSLSGTVLPPPAPPGAGGLTIFLAGGQGQVVGGSVVGPLVASGPVVLMAASFSNAVFERLPLEEEEASPASGVTGGGGVGQLGEGAAGGGGSTGGGGVPFYNLGSNMANYQFPGDVFGWSGNAARPPF